From Streptomyces chrestomyceticus JCM 4735, one genomic window encodes:
- a CDS encoding histidine phosphatase family protein: protein MAPRILLARHGQTEWSLSGKHTGRTDIPLLEEGRRGAKLLGERLHRAPWDGLPDVEVRTSPLVRAKETCELAGFGDRAQDWDALMEVDYGAYEGLTPADIKAGRPDWLIWRDGVPEGETLAQVAARADEVVEWARSADRDVLVFAHGHILRSLGARWLGLDVSFAARIRLEPTSLSVLGWAYGEPAIERWNDTGHLG, encoded by the coding sequence ATGGCACCGCGCATTCTGCTGGCCCGGCACGGGCAGACGGAGTGGTCCCTGTCCGGCAAGCACACCGGCCGTACGGACATTCCGCTCCTGGAGGAGGGCCGCCGCGGCGCCAAGCTCCTGGGGGAGCGGCTGCACCGCGCGCCCTGGGACGGCCTGCCGGACGTCGAGGTCCGCACCAGCCCCCTGGTGCGCGCGAAGGAGACCTGCGAGCTGGCCGGCTTCGGCGACCGGGCCCAGGACTGGGACGCGCTGATGGAGGTCGACTACGGCGCGTACGAGGGCCTGACCCCGGCCGACATCAAGGCCGGGCGCCCGGACTGGCTCATCTGGCGCGACGGCGTCCCCGAGGGCGAGACGCTGGCCCAGGTCGCGGCGCGGGCCGACGAGGTCGTGGAATGGGCGCGCTCCGCCGACCGGGACGTCCTGGTCTTCGCGCACGGCCACATCCTGCGCTCCCTGGGGGCCCGCTGGCTCGGCCTGGACGTCTCCTTCGCCGCCCGCATCCGCCTGGAGCCGACGTCGCTGTCCGTACTGGGCTGGGCGTACGGGGAGCCCGCCATCGAGCGCTGGAACGACACCGGCCACCTGGGCTGA
- a CDS encoding tetratricopeptide repeat protein codes for MASPAARSTPSQHVPAQPNRAFRQLRGRLSPGEFAAAVRRAAREIGEQVACDARYVGRVEAGEIRCPNYAYERVFRHMFPGLTLVDMGFAPRETVRGRRARTARADDGREAGGGTGAPPGARTGAGPAAGRPEGPGAGPGRHDTDIQTGKESDVLRRAFITGGPAAALGLTALPPFVPEAAAGPGLPDAVPRVPRPSPADGPGRAGASEADAVEEAVRRIRLLDDRHGGEGLYRRAAQPLRTAYELLDAGVQRSSVSDRLHAGAGELAISVGWLAHDSGRFGDARSHYAEALATARVAGDAALEAHAFCNTAFLARDADRPREAVRAAQAAQQAAKNLGSARLLSLLALREAGGWAGLGDRRSCEQALLRAQRLLARGPSDNDPEWMSFYGEAELAGLEAQCWSALGEPGRAATHARRAVALQDPHFTRNIALFTAELAGDLALSRAPEEAATAGTRALALLEDVRSARIRTMLDATARALRAYRNGAGRAGDEVGAFLDRHAATRPPVRTTVGKGGRRTAYGARPESGPGPGPQSDAHTA; via the coding sequence ATGGCATCGCCAGCCGCGAGATCGACACCGTCCCAGCACGTTCCCGCCCAGCCCAACCGCGCCTTCCGGCAGTTGCGCGGCCGGCTGTCACCGGGCGAGTTCGCGGCGGCGGTACGCCGTGCCGCGCGCGAGATCGGGGAGCAGGTCGCGTGCGACGCCCGTTACGTGGGCCGCGTCGAGGCCGGGGAGATCCGGTGCCCGAATTACGCCTACGAACGGGTGTTCCGGCACATGTTCCCCGGACTCACCCTCGTGGACATGGGGTTCGCGCCCCGCGAGACGGTGCGCGGACGGCGGGCCCGGACGGCACGGGCGGACGACGGAAGGGAGGCGGGCGGCGGCACCGGGGCGCCGCCCGGTGCACGGACAGGCGCCGGACCGGCCGCCGGGCGCCCGGAAGGGCCCGGGGCCGGCCCCGGTCGTCACGACACGGACATCCAGACCGGCAAGGAGAGCGACGTGCTGCGTCGCGCGTTCATCACGGGCGGCCCGGCCGCCGCGCTGGGGCTCACCGCCCTGCCACCGTTCGTCCCGGAGGCCGCGGCCGGGCCCGGACTGCCGGACGCGGTGCCCCGCGTACCGCGCCCCTCCCCGGCGGACGGCCCCGGACGGGCCGGCGCGTCCGAGGCGGACGCCGTGGAGGAGGCCGTGCGCCGCATCCGGCTGCTGGACGACCGGCACGGCGGCGAGGGCCTCTACCGGCGCGCCGCGCAGCCGCTGCGGACCGCGTACGAGCTGCTGGACGCCGGGGTGCAGCGGAGCTCCGTCAGCGACCGCCTGCACGCGGGCGCGGGCGAACTCGCCATCTCCGTCGGCTGGCTCGCGCACGACTCGGGCCGCTTCGGCGACGCCCGGTCGCACTACGCCGAAGCGCTGGCCACCGCCCGGGTGGCCGGTGACGCGGCCCTGGAGGCGCACGCCTTTTGCAACACCGCCTTCCTGGCGCGCGACGCGGACCGACCCCGGGAGGCCGTACGCGCCGCGCAGGCCGCCCAGCAGGCCGCGAAGAACCTGGGGTCGGCGCGCCTGCTGTCCCTCCTGGCGCTGCGCGAGGCGGGCGGCTGGGCGGGCCTGGGCGACCGCAGGAGCTGCGAGCAGGCGCTCCTGCGGGCCCAGCGGCTGCTCGCCCGGGGGCCGTCCGACAACGACCCGGAGTGGATGTCCTTCTACGGGGAGGCCGAGCTGGCGGGCCTGGAGGCGCAGTGCTGGTCCGCACTGGGCGAGCCGGGGCGCGCGGCGACGCACGCGCGCCGGGCGGTGGCGCTCCAGGACCCGCACTTCACCCGGAACATCGCCCTGTTCACCGCGGAACTCGCGGGCGATCTCGCGCTCAGCCGGGCCCCGGAGGAGGCCGCGACGGCCGGTACCCGGGCGCTGGCGCTCCTGGAGGACGTCAGATCGGCCCGTATCCGCACGATGCTGGACGCGACGGCGCGGGCGCTGCGGGCGTACCGGAACGGCGCGGGAAGGGCGGGCGACGAGGTCGGCGCGTTCCTGGACCGGCACGCCGCCACCCGGCCGCCCGTGCGGACGACGGTCGGCAAGGGCGGACGGCGGACGGCGTACGGGGCGCGGCCGGAGTCGGGGCCCGGCCCGGGGCCGCAGAGCGATGCGCATACGGCCTGA
- a CDS encoding phosphatase PAP2 family protein: MDAVARRPAAAGSRLRWWTELPLLALVYAAYSAGRLVARGDAHTAAGHGQTILRWEELLRLDPERALNRLFTATPALGIPADFAYASLHYLVTPLVLVWLWNRRPGHYRALRTWLMLATLIGLIGFTLLPTAPPRLLEAGSGFADTMAQFSSYGWWGEDASAPRGLGGMTNQFAAMPSLHVGWALWCGVVLWRHGRSRLTRALGVAYPLLIVLVVMGTANHYLLDALAGTAVMGLGLLLTRPALRLADGVRGRFRAAGGSAGTSPGSRVAGAETGTDTPAAGTENGLLAGVPRDLPAAGVPGAHANVSGGCQTSAGERFPRQPTRRGRPAVGAAAAAAADDGAATAAR, translated from the coding sequence ATGGACGCCGTAGCGCGCCGCCCAGCGGCAGCCGGCAGCCGGCTCCGGTGGTGGACGGAACTGCCACTGCTCGCCCTCGTGTACGCGGCCTACTCCGCGGGCCGTCTCGTGGCCCGCGGCGACGCGCACACCGCCGCCGGGCACGGGCAGACGATCCTGCGGTGGGAAGAGCTGCTGCGGCTCGATCCGGAACGCGCGCTGAATCGTCTCTTCACCGCCACGCCCGCTCTCGGCATACCCGCCGACTTCGCGTACGCCTCGCTGCACTACCTGGTCACGCCCCTGGTCCTGGTGTGGCTGTGGAACCGGCGCCCCGGGCATTACCGCGCGCTCCGTACGTGGCTCATGCTCGCCACCCTCATCGGGCTGATCGGCTTCACGCTGCTGCCGACCGCGCCGCCCCGCCTGCTGGAGGCGGGCAGCGGGTTCGCGGACACCATGGCGCAGTTCTCGTCCTACGGGTGGTGGGGCGAGGACGCGAGCGCGCCGCGCGGGCTCGGCGGCATGACGAACCAGTTCGCGGCGATGCCCAGCCTCCACGTGGGGTGGGCGCTGTGGTGCGGCGTGGTGCTGTGGCGGCACGGCCGGTCCCGGCTGACGCGGGCGCTGGGGGTGGCGTACCCGCTGCTGATCGTCCTGGTGGTGATGGGCACCGCCAACCACTACCTGCTCGACGCGCTGGCCGGTACGGCCGTGATGGGCCTGGGCCTGCTGCTGACGCGCCCGGCGCTGCGGCTGGCGGACGGGGTGCGCGGGCGGTTCCGGGCGGCCGGTGGGAGCGCGGGAACCAGCCCCGGCAGCCGCGTGGCGGGCGCGGAAACCGGCACGGACACACCCGCGGCCGGCACGGAAAACGGCTTGCTCGCGGGTGTGCCGCGCGATCTTCCGGCCGCCGGGGTGCCGGGGGCCCACGCGAATGTCAGTGGCGGATGCCAGACTTCCGCGGGTGAACGTTTTCCGCGACAGCCGACCCGCCGCGGCCGACCGGCCGTCGGAGCCGCCGCCGCTGCCGCAGCCGACGACGGGGCTGCGACAGCGGCTCGGTGA